Proteins found in one Cobetia sp. L2A1 genomic segment:
- the rplS gene encoding 50S ribosomal protein L19, whose amino-acid sequence MSSKNKLIQAIENEQMVKEIPTFAPGDTIVVQVKVVEGTRERLQAFEGVVIGKRNRGLNSAFTVRKISHGVGVERTFQTYSPQVDGIAVKRRGDVRQAKLYYLRERSGKSARIKEKLG is encoded by the coding sequence ATGAGCAGCAAGAATAAACTGATCCAGGCGATCGAAAACGAGCAGATGGTCAAGGAAATCCCGACCTTTGCACCGGGTGACACCATCGTCGTCCAGGTCAAGGTCGTGGAAGGTACTCGTGAACGTCTGCAGGCCTTCGAAGGCGTGGTGATCGGCAAGCGTAACCGCGGTCTGAACTCCGCTTTCACCGTTCGCAAAATCTCCCACGGTGTGGGCGTCGAGCGTACTTTCCAGACTTACAGCCCGCAGGTTGACGGTATCGCCGTCAAGCGTCGTGGTGACGTGCGTCAGGCCAAACTGTACTACCTCCGTGAGCGTAGCGGTAAGTCCGCACGTATCAAAGAAAAGCTGGGCTAA
- the trmD gene encoding tRNA (guanosine(37)-N1)-methyltransferase TrmD — MWIGVVSLFPEMFTAITASGVTGRAVDKGLLEVDFWNPRDYATDRHRTVDDRPYGGGPGMLMKVETLRGAIRDARAAGGDNARVIYLSPQGRRLDQAGARELATQERLIVVAGRYEGIDERVVEEEIDEEWSIGDYVLSGGELPAMVLIDTVARLVPGVLGHEASAEEDSFTDGLLDCPHYTRPEVIDGKRVPDVLLSGNHALIKRWRLQQSLGRTWLRRPDLLESRTLTREERKLLDEFIAQHARKGKA, encoded by the coding sequence GGTCGATAAAGGCCTGCTCGAGGTCGATTTCTGGAATCCGCGTGACTACGCCACCGACAGGCACCGTACGGTCGATGATCGTCCCTACGGCGGAGGTCCCGGCATGTTGATGAAGGTCGAGACTCTGCGTGGCGCCATTCGTGACGCTCGCGCCGCTGGCGGTGACAATGCCCGTGTGATCTATCTCTCCCCGCAAGGTCGCAGGCTGGACCAGGCCGGTGCCCGCGAATTGGCGACGCAAGAGCGCCTGATCGTGGTGGCCGGACGCTATGAAGGCATTGATGAACGCGTGGTGGAGGAGGAGATCGACGAGGAATGGTCGATCGGCGATTACGTCCTGTCTGGCGGTGAGCTGCCAGCCATGGTCTTGATCGATACGGTGGCACGCCTGGTGCCGGGCGTACTTGGGCATGAAGCCAGCGCGGAGGAAGATTCCTTCACCGATGGTTTGCTCGATTGTCCGCACTACACTCGCCCCGAAGTCATCGACGGCAAGCGGGTGCCAGATGTCTTGCTCAGTGGCAATCATGCTCTGATCAAGCGCTGGCGGTTACAGCAGTCTCTGGGACGTACTTGGCTAAGGCGTCCGGATTTGCTTGAGAGCCGCACGTTGACTCGAGAGGAGCGCAAGCTGCTCGACGAGTTCATCGCGCAGCACGCCCGGAAAGGTAAGGCCTGA